CAACAGCGCCATCTATTCCAAGGACGGCGGCTCCAACGGCATCGGCTTCGCCATTCCCACCGCCCTGGTCAAGCAAGTGGTCGCCTCAATCACCAAGGGCGGCAAGGTGGTGCGACCCTGGCTGGGTGCCAGCGGCCAGGCGGTGACCGCCGACCTGGCCCAGGCGCTGAAGCTGCCCCGGCCCATCGGCGTGCTGGTCAACCACATCCACGGCGAATCCCCCGCCGCCCGCGGCGGGCTGGTCGACGGCGACGTCATCGTGGCGGTGGAGGGCCGCGAGGTGGACGACCCGGAAGGCCTGCGCTTCCGCCTCGCCACCCTGCCCATCGGCGGCGACGCCCGCCTGACCGTGCTGCGCAACGGGGCGGAGAAGACCGTCACCGTCCGGCTGGTGGCACCGCCCGAGACGCCGCCGCGCGACAAGACCGAGATTGCCGGCCGCAATCCCTTCAACGGCGCCACCCTGGTCAATCTCAACCCGGCCCTGGCCGAGGATCTGGGCATGAATTCCAGCCTGACCGGCGTGATGGTCTTCGCCATCAAGCGCGGCTCGGTGGCCAACCGCCTGGGGGTGCAGCCCGGCGACATGCTGCTCAAGGTCAATGACCGCCCGGTGACCAGCGTCGCCGAGGCCCGCAAGCTGCTGGAGGTCGAATCGCCCCGCTGGGCCATCACCATCAAGCGCAACGGCGAAGTGATGAGTCTGGTCCTCGGCGGATGACCGGCCTGTTCGACAACCCGGCGGCCCCGACTTCCGGCGATCGGCCCCTGGCGGAACAGCTGCGCCCGAAGACCCTGGAAGAGGTGGTGGGACAAAGCCATCTGCTGGCCGCCACGGCGCCGCTGGGCCGCATGCTGGCGGCGGGGCGGCTGGCCTCGGTGATCCTGTGGGGACCGCCCGGCTGCGGCAAGACCACCATCGCCCGGCTGCTGGCCGAGCGGGTGGGCCTCTACTTCGAACCGCTGTCCGCCGTGTTCTCCGGCGTCGCCGATCTGCGCAAGGTGTTCGACGCCGCCGAAAAGCGTAAGCAGACCGGTCGGTCGACTTTGCTGTTCGTGGACGAAATCCACCGCTTCAACCGGGCGCAGCAGGACGGTTTCCTGCCCTATGTGGAGAACGGCACGGTGGTGCTGGTGGGCGCCACCACGGAAAATCCGTCCTTCGAACTGAACGGGGCGCTGCTGTCGCGCTGTCAGGTGCTGGTGCTGCACCGCCTGGACGACGGTGCCCTGGACCTGCTGCTGGCCCGCGCCGAGGAGGTGCTGGGCCACCCCCTGCCGCTCGACGCCGACGCCCGCGCCGCCATGCGCGCCATGGCCGACGGCGACGGCCGCTATCTGCTCAATCTGGCCGAGGATCTGGCCGCCCTGCCGCCCGAACCGATGCTGGATTCCGCCGGGCTGGCGCAGGCGGTGCAGCGCCGGGCGCCGGCCTACGACAAGGATCGCGAAGGCCATTACAACCTGATCAGCGCGCTGCATAAGAGTCTGCGCGGCTCGGACACCGACGCGGCGCTGTACTGGATGGCCCGTATGCTGGAAGGGGGCGAGGACCCGCTGTTCATCGCGCGGCGCCTGACCCGTTTCGCGGTGGAGGATATCGGGCTGGCCGACCCCGGCGCCGTCACCCAGGCCATCGCCGCCTGGGACGTCTTCGAGCGCCTGGGCTCGCCCGAGGGTGAGCTGGCCCTGGCCCAACTGGTGATCTATCTGGGCACGGCGCCCAAGTCCAACGCCGCCTACATGGCCTATAAGGCGGCACGCAAGGCGGCCAAGGGCACCGGCTCACTGGCGCCGCCCATGCACATCCTCAACGCGCCCACCCGGATGATGAAGGACCTGGGCTATTCCAAGGGCTACCAGTACGACCACGACGACCCGGACGGGTTCTCGGGCCAGAACTACTTCCCCGACGGCATGGAGCGCGCTCGCTTCTACCGCCCGGTGGAACGCGGCTTCGAACGGGAAATCAGGAAGCGCCTGGAATACTGGGACAAGCTGCGCGCAAAAAAAGGGGGCTGAAGCCCCCCTACCTCTATCGTCTATACGAAAAAGCTTTTTCAGCGGCTCAAGCGCCGCTCGGGCTTAAGAGTTCTTCGACTTTCCGATTCAGCTTAAATGCGAAAAACTCCAAGCCAGCCGCTCGTAAAGATCGTCCCAATTGGGATTGCCTGCCAGAATCAGCCTGACCTTCCACGCTCTGGGCCAGTGCTTGAGGTTCTTCTCACGCTGAATGGCTGTCCGGATATCCTCGTGGCGCTCGGCATACACCAGCCGTTTCAAGTCGTACCGCTTGGTGAAGCCGTCCGCGACGCCTTCCCGGTGTTCCCATGCCCGACGCACCAGATCGCTGGTCACGCCGACGTAAAGCGTGCCATTGGGCCGGTTTGGCATGATGTATATCCACCCGCCCTGCATGGAAAAATCATGCCGCCAGCCTCGGGAGACCGCAACCAGCAACGTGGACGGCCGGGTCAAGCCCGGCCATGACGTATAAAGAATCGGTCCTTAAGGCCCGATCAGCATTCCATCGGCTTGTCGCGGGTGCGCAGGAACTGGAAGAACTCGACGCCTTCGCGCAGGCGGCGCTTCATCATGTCCCAGTCCTGCAGCATCTCCCAGACGATCTCGCCGATCTTGCCGGGGCGGAAGTAGAAGGCCTTGTAGAAGTCGGCCACGCCCTTGAAGATTTCCTCGCTGGTGAGATCGGGATACGACAGCGCCGCAACCTGATAGCCACCGCCGCCCGTCTCCTTCATCAGGAGGTCCTTGTCCTTCTTGAACCAGCCGTTGGCGATGGCCTGCTCGTACAGTTCGGTGCCGGGATAGGGCGCCGCCATGGAGACCTGCAGGGTGCGCGGATTGACCTCCTTGGCGAAGGCCAGGGTCTGCTTGATGGTTTCCCGGGTCTCGCCCGGCAGGCCCAGGATGAAGGTGCCGTGCACCACGATGCCCAGTTCATGGCAATCCTGGGAGAAGCGCTTGATGATGTCGATGCGCAGGCCCTTGCGGATATTGTTGAGGATTTCCTGCACGCCGGATTCGTAGCCGACCACCAGGACGCGCAGGCCGTTGGCCTTGAGCACTTCCAGGGTCTTGCGCGGAATGTTGGCCTTGGCGTTGCACGACCACGGCACGCCCAGATGGCCGATGCCCCTGGCGATTTCCTCGACCCGCTCCAGGTCGTCGGTGAAGGTGTCGTCGTCGAAGAAGAATTCACGGACCTCGGGGAACATCTTGCGGGCCAGGGTCACCTCCTCGATGACGCTCTTGGCGCTGCGCGCGCGGTAGACGCGGCCGCCGATGGTCTGCGGCCACAGGCAGAAGCTGCACTTCGACTTGCAGCCGCGGCCGGTGTAGAAGGCCATGTAGGGATGACGGATATAGCCGATGAAGTAATCATCGGGATTGAGATCGCGGCGATAGACCGGGCCGACGAAGGGCAGCGCGTCCATGTCGTGGATCAGGGCGCGGTCCTTGGTGTGGACCGGCTTGCCGTCGGGACCGCGGAAGGTCAGGCCGTCGATCTCGGCGAAAGGCTTGCCCTCGGCCACCTCGACGATGGTGTAGTCGAATTCGTGGCGCGCCACGAAGTCGATGGCCTCGGAGGCCAGCAGCGATTCCTCGGGCACGGTGGCCACATGGGCACCGACCATGCCGATCATGATGGCGGGGTTGGCGGCCTTGAAGGCCTCGGCCACCTTGCACTCGGAGGCGTAGGTGGCGGCCCCGGCATAGATCACCAGCAGCTCGTAATCCTTGGCCAGCTTCAGGCAATCGTCCAGGGTCTTGCCCGAGGCGGGGGCATCCACCAGCTTGGACTCGGGCACCATGGCGGCGGGTTGGGCCAGCCAGGTGGGGTACCAGTTGGACTTGATCTCGCGCTTCGCCTGGAAACGGGCGCCGGCCCCGCCGTCATAACCGTCGAACGAGGGCGGATTGAGGAAAAGCGACTTCTTCATGTCTGACTGCCTTCAACCTGATCAAGTGTGCCGTCGGCACGGACGGCAAATTGCCGGCCACGCCATACCACAGTCCGTCCGCTACATGCGACAACATAGACGACGAACGACAGAATTTCCCTCACCGCCAGCAGGCCGAGGCCGCCCCGGGGAAGCCCCAGCGCCCGCTCCTCCACCCGGACCGCCCACAACCGGCAAAGCGCCGCCAGCGCCAGCGCCGCCAGCGACGGAAGCCATCCTCCGCCCGCCAGCACCGCCAGAACAGCCAGAGCCACTGGCTGGGTGATCACCGACGCCATGTAGGAAGCCCGGTCCACCGCCGCAATGGTCCGGCCCCAACGAATCTCGTGATCGAGCAAAGTTTTCAGATCGGGCTCGTGCACGGTGATGTCCACCGGACGGGCCGAAAGCGCTATTTCCAGCCCCTGGTCGCGGGCGATACGGCCCAGCACCCAATCGTCGGCCAGCACCTGCGACAGGGACTGCAAGCCGCCGCCCTTCTCCAGCACCTCGCGCCGCACCGCCATGGTGGCGCCGAAGCAGCCGTCCTTGCGGCCGATGGCGCGGGCCAGCACCGCGCCGGGCAGAAAGCCGTGGTTGATGCCCAGGGCGCCGAGCCGGCTCCACAGGCCGGGCACCGGCCGGCCCACGTAGAGGCAGGTCACCACGCCCACCTTGGGATCGGCGAAGGGTGCCGCCAGATCGTCCAGGTAGCGGGGGCCGACGCGGATGTCGCTGTCGGCGATGGCGATCAGGTCGTGACGGACCTTGGGCCACATATTGAGCAGATTGCCGACCTTGAGGTTGAGGCCGTGGCGGGTCCCATCGGCCACCGTGTCGATCGTTACGCCCGGCAGGTCGCGGGGCAGGCCATCCACCACCGTCAGGGCCGGATCGGCGGCATCGGCCACCCCGAACACCATCTGGAATTCGGGATAGTCCTGGCGCAGGCAGGATTCGAGGTTCTCCGCCATGCCGGGCTCGGCACCGCACAAGGGCTTCATCACCGAGATGGGCGGCCGGGCGGTGGCGGCGGGCTTGGGGGCCCGTTGGAAGCGGTGAACCAGCAGGGCCGAGGCCACCTGGAACAGGCACCCGGCCACGGCAAGCGCGACCAGAACCAGGGACACCCCCTGCCAGACGGTGATCATATCGCTACTTATCCAGGCCCGCCGCCTGCTTCTCGATGGTTTCGATCAGCCCGGCAATGCCCTTGGAACGGAAGATGGAGCCGAATTCCGAGCGCCGCACCGCCACCTGACTGACCGTGCCCTCGAACAGCACGTCGACGATGCGCCACTGCCCCTGGTCCTGACGCATCACATAGTCGATCTCGGTGGGATCGCCGCTTTTGGGCACCAGCCACGAGGGAACGATCACCGTCCCGCCGGTGGAGGGACGCTGGTCGCCCACATCGAAGCGCTCGCCGTTCCATTCGTTGAACTGGGCGGCGTAGGTGGCGACCGAAAAGTCGGAATACGCCTGGGCCAGCCTGGCCGCGTCTTCCGGCGTCAGCTTGGCGGCGGCGGTGCCCAGCGTGCTGCGGGTCATGGAAGCCATGTCGTAGGCGTCGGCCACCGCCGGGCGCATCTTCTCGGCGCGGCCCTTGAAGCCCAGCTTGGCGCCACCCTTCATGGATTCGAGCAGGCGGTCGCTGAAGGTGCGGATGACCGCTTCCGGTCCCACTCCCTGCGCCGAGGCGGGAAACGCCAGACCGGACCACAGCAATAGCGCCAGCACCGACGCGGCGAAAAGCGAACGCATGCCATCCTCTCCACAAACACCGGGGCGCCCCCGTTTGGAGCGCCCGCCGGTCCCCTGCCATACCATATTGTCCCAGGGGGGGCCATAGCCCACCCCTCGCCGTCGCCAGGGTTGAAGGGCCTCACTGGACAGGCCATCTGCAATTATGGAATTCTACGTATGAGCGTTGGGGTAAATGCGATGGGCCTTGCAAGCCTTTGGGCTGGCATCAGGGAACGGTTCAGGCGGACACCGGGGGAACGGACCGGCGCCGCCGCCCTCGCGGCCCGCGCCCACGCCCCCCAGCCGCAACGGCCGCAAACCGGCTTCCTCGACCCCGACAGTTTCGCCCAGGCCCTGCTCCAAGCCTCGGATGGCGCCAAGGACGAGGATCATCGCCTCCACGTCTTCTCCCTGTCCGATTTCCGCCAGGCGGTGGGGTCCAAGTGGACCAGGCTGAGCGGCCTGCTCGAAGTGGCCGGCGACGCCATCATCCGCCGCCACGTGGACCTGTCCAAGGACGTGATCACCCGCCTGGACGCCGAGATCGCCTGCCTGGCCATGCCGGCGGCGACCCGCCAGGAAAGCCGGACGCGGGTGGCCGCCATCGCCGCCGATCTCTCCACCTATCTGTTCGGCGACGCGCTGATCGACGGACGCCGCCCCCAGGTAGTGGCGGCCAACATGCCGGCGCGCGACGCGGTGACCGAGGAAGGAACCCTGGACCACGAGGCCATCCGCAAGGCCGTCGCCAAGGCGGGCGCCGCCCTGCCCGCCCAATCCGGCCTGTCGGCGCCCCACCGCGCCACCCTGGCCGCCATGCTGTCGCCCGACGACGCGGCCCGGCTGAATGCCAAGCCCGCCAAGGGCGCCGCCTTCGCCATCAGCGGCGGCGACAGGCCGTATCGCATCGACGAATCCCGCGTCCCCCAATGGATAACCGAGGAGCCTGCGAAGCGGCGGGCCAGCGACCAGCCGCTGCCAGCCTTCCGAATCGAGGGCGGTGGCGCGGGCGGCGCCGACGCGCCCCGCACTACCTTGTCCATGGAGGGCCTGGGCCTTCACGGCGCCGACGCGCCGCGCGCCACCTTGTCCATGGAGGGCCGGAGCCTCAACGGCGCCGACGCGCCGCGCGCCACCTTGTCCATGGAGGGCCGGGGCCTCAACGGCGCCGACGCGCCGCGTGACGTGCTGCGCATGGAAGGCCGCACCCTGTCGGGCGCCGACGCCCCGCGCGAGGTGATGACTGTGGCGGCACGCCAGGGCAAGGGTGCCGACTGGCTGGAAGAGCAACTGGAACTCCAGGCGGAGGC
Above is a genomic segment from Magnetospirillum sp. 15-1 containing:
- a CDS encoding DegQ family serine endoprotease, producing MTTFLKCLAAALSLVLLVPAVQAQTQVVPTSREQVKLTFAPVSRQVAPAVVNIYTKRVVRAAASPLFADPFFRRFFGDVPGMSQDRVQRSLGSGVLIAADGTVVTNHHVIKDADEVTVVLSDRREFEARIVGSDERTDLAVLKIEGGRETFPTLILGDSDAIEVGDVVLAVGNPFGVGQTVTQGIVSALARTNVGVSDVQSFIQTDAAINPGNSGGALVDLQGRLIGINSAIYSKDGGSNGIGFAIPTALVKQVVASITKGGKVVRPWLGASGQAVTADLAQALKLPRPIGVLVNHIHGESPAARGGLVDGDVIVAVEGREVDDPEGLRFRLATLPIGGDARLTVLRNGAEKTVTVRLVAPPETPPRDKTEIAGRNPFNGATLVNLNPALAEDLGMNSSLTGVMVFAIKRGSVANRLGVQPGDMLLKVNDRPVTSVAEARKLLEVESPRWAITIKRNGEVMSLVLGG
- a CDS encoding replication-associated recombination protein A, which encodes MTGLFDNPAAPTSGDRPLAEQLRPKTLEEVVGQSHLLAATAPLGRMLAAGRLASVILWGPPGCGKTTIARLLAERVGLYFEPLSAVFSGVADLRKVFDAAEKRKQTGRSTLLFVDEIHRFNRAQQDGFLPYVENGTVVLVGATTENPSFELNGALLSRCQVLVLHRLDDGALDLLLARAEEVLGHPLPLDADARAAMRAMADGDGRYLLNLAEDLAALPPEPMLDSAGLAQAVQRRAPAYDKDREGHYNLISALHKSLRGSDTDAALYWMARMLEGGEDPLFIARRLTRFAVEDIGLADPGAVTQAIAAWDVFERLGSPEGELALAQLVIYLGTAPKSNAAYMAYKAARKAAKGTGSLAPPMHILNAPTRMMKDLGYSKGYQYDHDDPDGFSGQNYFPDGMERARFYRPVERGFEREIRKRLEYWDKLRAKKGG
- a CDS encoding GIY-YIG nuclease family protein, yielding MQGGWIYIMPNRPNGTLYVGVTSDLVRRAWEHREGVADGFTKRYDLKRLVYAERHEDIRTAIQREKNLKHWPRAWKVRLILAGNPNWDDLYERLAWSFSHLS
- the hpnJ gene encoding hopanoid biosynthesis associated radical SAM protein HpnJ, whose protein sequence is MKKSLFLNPPSFDGYDGGAGARFQAKREIKSNWYPTWLAQPAAMVPESKLVDAPASGKTLDDCLKLAKDYELLVIYAGAATYASECKVAEAFKAANPAIMIGMVGAHVATVPEESLLASEAIDFVARHEFDYTIVEVAEGKPFAEIDGLTFRGPDGKPVHTKDRALIHDMDALPFVGPVYRRDLNPDDYFIGYIRHPYMAFYTGRGCKSKCSFCLWPQTIGGRVYRARSAKSVIEEVTLARKMFPEVREFFFDDDTFTDDLERVEEIARGIGHLGVPWSCNAKANIPRKTLEVLKANGLRVLVVGYESGVQEILNNIRKGLRIDIIKRFSQDCHELGIVVHGTFILGLPGETRETIKQTLAFAKEVNPRTLQVSMAAPYPGTELYEQAIANGWFKKDKDLLMKETGGGGYQVAALSYPDLTSEEIFKGVADFYKAFYFRPGKIGEIVWEMLQDWDMMKRRLREGVEFFQFLRTRDKPMEC
- the hpnI gene encoding bacteriohopanetetrol glucosamine biosynthesis glycosyltransferase HpnI — protein: MITVWQGVSLVLVALAVAGCLFQVASALLVHRFQRAPKPAATARPPISVMKPLCGAEPGMAENLESCLRQDYPEFQMVFGVADAADPALTVVDGLPRDLPGVTIDTVADGTRHGLNLKVGNLLNMWPKVRHDLIAIADSDIRVGPRYLDDLAAPFADPKVGVVTCLYVGRPVPGLWSRLGALGINHGFLPGAVLARAIGRKDGCFGATMAVRREVLEKGGGLQSLSQVLADDWVLGRIARDQGLEIALSARPVDITVHEPDLKTLLDHEIRWGRTIAAVDRASYMASVITQPVALAVLAVLAGGGWLPSLAALALAALCRLWAVRVEERALGLPRGGLGLLAVREILSFVVYVVACSGRTVVWRGRQFAVRADGTLDQVEGSQT
- a CDS encoding HpnM family protein → MRSLFAASVLALLLWSGLAFPASAQGVGPEAVIRTFSDRLLESMKGGAKLGFKGRAEKMRPAVADAYDMASMTRSTLGTAAAKLTPEDAARLAQAYSDFSVATYAAQFNEWNGERFDVGDQRPSTGGTVIVPSWLVPKSGDPTEIDYVMRQDQGQWRIVDVLFEGTVSQVAVRRSEFGSIFRSKGIAGLIETIEKQAAGLDK